The sequence below is a genomic window from Leptospira dzoumogneensis.
TGCCTATAAACTTCTGGGACTTGTAACATTCTTCACAGCCGGCGAAGTGGAAGCAAGAGCCTGGACCACAGGTGTGGGAAGCACCGGACCGATCGCCGCTTCCGTAATCCATTCAGACTTTGAAAAAGGTTTCGTTCGAGCGGAAGTAATGAAATTCGAAGACCTGGACAGAACAGGAAGCCCGAACAAAGTAAAAGAAGAGGGTAAACTCAGGATAGAAGGAAAAGAATATATCGTCCAAGACGGAGACGTTATTTTCTTTAGAGTAAACGCTTAAGCACGTTTGCCGCTGCTTTCTTTACGATAAGAATTCGGATTGGTTCCTGTTAATTTTTTGAATTCCAAATAGAATGCCGATCTGGAACTAAATCCTGCTTTTGCACCTATCTCTGTCGTGTTCTCATCCGGGAACTCATTCAATAAAATTTTAGCTTCTTCTACTCTATATTGATTGATTAGAGATGGGAAATTTGTTTTGAATTCGGTATTGATCAACTCTGAAAGCTGATGGATCGTGATCCCAAGTTCTTTTGCCATATGTTCTTCTTTTAAAGACTTGGTCAGATAAATTTTTTCTTTTTCCAATAAGGATTCTATCTTAAGTACAAAATCTTTCACATCCAAGGAAGAAAGATGGGTTTTACGATTGGAACCTTCTTCTTCTTTTCTTCTCAATATCTCTCTGGATAATAAGGATACGAATACAGTGAGAGGAGGCAGGTAATACAATACTCCAAACACAGCCATTCTATTATAAGGATAGAAGTCGAAATGGAAAATTGTTTTGTATAGATCCAGAAGGAGGAAAATTCCCCAAACGGAGATAAAGAACATTTCATAGACTGTATTATTCCGTATGGAAGAAATATGGGTCTTTCCGAAATAGAATAACATACATCCGTAATTCAGTACTAAAACCAAGATCCTATGATCGTACCAGAATTGGTAAAGCGGTATCAAAGGATATAAGATCCCCGCAAAACATACCAGCCAGAAGAATGGAGATCTATAGACCACACCCGAATTTTCCTTATTCCAAGCGGCCAAATAGAAGAAGAAGACTATATGTGTGATCCCCAAAAATAGGAAATAATTATGACGAAATAGATTGTTTTCATTTCCTACGATGGATGCGAATTCTTTACCATGTAGAAAATAGAGTGTGGCTGCCACGGCGGTTAAGTGCAGAGGCAAGGCCAAAAACAAAACTTTTCTGGATTTAAAATACAGATATAAATTATAACCAAAGGCCAAAAACAACACGAATCCTACGCTCAAAAATAGAACTGACCTAAGTCTTACGATTACCATATAATCATCTTCCGATAATAATCGAACCGGATAATTAATGTCCTCGTTAGATAATACGTAAAGGTAGAAGGTCCTTTCTTCCTTAGGCTCTAAACGTATATTAAAATGGGGAAGTGGAGAAATAAAATCGTTCCAGATCGGATCCAGATCGTAACCTGCAAATCCTGCCTCAAAATTTCCCTTGGAATCCACGGAGCAAAGTTCCGCATCCGGAACATTTAACCAAAGTAATGCCAAGGTCCTGTGAAGTTGCTCTTTTCCATCATTTGCAAGCCTGAATCTGAGCCAATTTCCGGATTGGCTTCTTTTTAAACGTAGTACATTCCCGGTATTATGATGCCATTCCAGCTGATGGAGAGAGGAGATCGTTTCCGGTTTACAATGTCGGTACTGGTATCCTCTGTATCTGTATTCCATTTTTGAACTGATATTTTCTACAGGGGAAGAAGGGTTCAGTCGAATGATATCCGCAGTGGGAAGAGTAGGCGCCGCGCTTAAATTTGCTCCGGTACCGGTAACACCCAAGAAGAATAAAATCAGAAATCGAAAATAGATATTAGAGGAGAATGGATTTCGGATTCTATAACTGGATTGTTTCATTTAAGCCTAATACCAGTGAATCCCTTTCCAGGTAGGATACCAGGTATTTTTCCCCAGTCATCCTATTTTTTACTGAAAATAATACTTAGGTCGAATTTCGTTCAAAATTATAAGAAATTCCAAAAATCTAAACTCACATATCTAAATTTATAATCTTGGAATTTTGGATTCCTCAGCTTTAAGGTAACTTTCAAAAACAAAAAGGAAGCAGAAAATGGGGAGATTTTGAATTTATTTTTATAGGAGTTCGGAAGAAATACTAACCATATCTCTTTTTACAAAATAGTCCTAAAGTATGATGCCAGGCTGTCATTATCTATTCAAAATCCAAATCATGTGCTGATAATTTCAGCACATGAAGTCCAAAGGTTTAAATCTTAGAAATTTTTTACTAAATCAGAATTTTTTAGTGTCCAATTTTATAAGTTTGGAAGGTCTTGTATTATATAAGTTCGTCCCTTATTAAGGAATGGAACAAAAAAGTCGGGAAACCTGGACACAAAACCCGAGGAGAAAAACCAAATGGCAGATTCGGCGATTATACAGAACATACTTAACCCACCGGTATTGTTCTTCTTTTTAGGAATGGGAGTCATCATCTTCAAATCGGATTTGGTGATCCCTGAGGCTTTATCGAAATTCTTTTCGATGTATCTACTTTTCGCAATCGGATTCAAAGGAGGTCACGAGCTTTACAAGACCCCTTTTAGTGCCGAACATGCATTGACCTTACTCGCATGTAGCGTAATGGCCACTTTGGTCCCAATCTATGCATATTATATTCTGAAGATCAAGTTAGAGAAGCATAATGCTGCTGCTTTAGCGGGATCATTCGGATCCATCAGCGCGGTAACATTCGTAACTGCAGGTGCATATCTTCATAATCTTAACGTTGAATACGGCGGTTTTATCGTAGCAGGTATGGCTCTAATGGAATCTCCAGCGATCGTTATCGCAGTTATCCTAGACAGACTTTCTAAGAACAAGGCGAACGGCGGCGGATCCATCAATTGGAAGGCTCTTCTTCATGAAGCATTATTCGGATCTTCTATCTACCTTTTAGTAGGTGCCTTGATCGTAGGTTATTTGACTGGAGACAGCGGCTGGAATGCTGAGAAACCATTTACCGAAGATCTATTCAAAGGGATCCTAACATTCTTCCTTTTGGATATGGGAATCTCCGCAGCCAAAAGATTCAAAGAACTTACTCATGTAGGATTCTTTTTAATCGCTGCAGCGATCCTGTTAATGATCATCAACGCAGGAGTAGGACTCATTCTTACTAAAGTGATCGGTATGCCGGAAGGAGACGCATTGATGTTCGTAGTTCTTTGCGCTTCTGCTTCCTATATCGCTGTTCCTGCGGCAATGAAGGATATGATCCCGGAAGCGAATCCGAGTATCTACCTCACGGTAGCATTATCCATCGTATTCCCGATCAATATCGTCCTCGGGATCCCATTGTATCACTACTTAGTTAAAGCTATCATGTAGGGTATTTTCCCCCTCCGGGACGAACTCTCGGAGGGATTATTTTTGCTTAATACAAAAAATGTAAAATTCTTTGGACAAAATCCGAACTAAAACTTCGAATTTTTGTATCCGGTTTCGAATTTTAGGAGAAATTTCTAATATTCGAATCTACTAAAACACGGAGTACCAATATGAAAGTGTTTCGATCCTTTAAAACAATCCATCAAATCCGACCGATTGGTAAATTCAGCTTAATTCTATTGTTTTTAACCGTCGGTTCCCCGAGTGTATTCGCTCAAACAGCTAATAAAGGGACCGTAACAGCGGAACCTAGCCCAACCCCAGTCACTGCAACCCCTCAAAAGTCTGCAGCAGAGGAAGAAGACAGTTATGTTTCTACCATGAAGACCGGTGGTCTAACTCCTGATTACACTAGAAGTACATTCTTCGAGCCTGAATTGGGAAAAAAAGTCGCGAACCGTAAAAAAGCATGGTTGAACGATTGGATCAGGGTAGGTGCCTATATTCGTCCTAGATACGAGGACAGATACAACCTAGCATTCGATAAATCGAATAAAGGTTATACATCCAGGGCGATGCAGACCTCTCAGGTATTTTTCATCATTGATCCTAGTCCCTATTTTTCCGCAAAAGTCACCTTCCAAGATGCGAGAGTCTGGGGAGGAGAAACTCCTGCAAGCGTTGGAGACGTTCGTGCGAACGTTTTCGATGGAGCAGGAACGACTACAACTAGTAATCCTGCTGCAGGATCCGGTACAAATATACCGAGCCAAACGACCCTTCGCGAAGCTTTCATCATGTTGAAAAAACTTCCGTTGGATGCTAAGGTCCAGGTTGGTAGACAAATTCTTGCATATGGAGACCAAAGAATGTTAGGGGGTGCGAACTGGACGATGAACGGTCTGTCTTATGACGGAGCTCGTATCATGTTCGACCAGGACAATTACAAGATCCACTTCTTTGGAACTAAAATTGCAGCCAACCAAAACGGTGTGAACGGAGTGCTTTCGGCTAACGCACCTCTTACGGTCACTGACCCGGTTACTAAAAAGGTTACTACTGTAAATCCAGGGCAGCCGGATCAATACATTGTAGGTATTTATAACTCCGTAACTGCGAAAGATTGGTTTACTCTGGACGTTTACTCCATCGGGCTTTTGACTAAAAAGACCGCGATTGCAGGAGCTAAATCGGATCTAGATCTATATAATAACTCTTGGGCAAAACAACAAAGCGACCTGATCACCACCGGATTCAGGATCACGAATAGAACTGCCAATAATAACCTTCCTAAGGATGGCTTCTGGGGGGCTTTGGACTGGGCGATAGAAAGCGCATGGCAGAGCGGGGCCACAGGAGAAAGAACCGTAAAAGATCCACTTTTGGATTCTTATGTGCAGAATAATGTAGCAGGTCTATCCGGGCACAGTTACGGCACACAAGCACAAAGATATTCCGGTTCCTTCCATGTTTTACAGACAGGTTATACCTTCTTCGAAAAATTAAGAGCAGGTTTCCAATACACTTACGCTTCCGGGGATAGAAACCGCACGGATGGAAGCAGCGGAACTTTCCAAACTCTTCCAGGTCCTCGTTTCGGAGTATTTCCTTATTGGAATAACGTCTCGGGTCTTTCAGAAAACATTGATACTAAAAACTTAAGTTCTTATAATTTCAATTTTTCCTATAAGACCGATCATTACGGAACATTCTACGCCGCTTATATCATCAATAACAAGGTCCAGACACAGGACGCTTGGTATGCGATCAACGGTTCTGCAAATACCGGAGCTTCTACTGAAAGTAATGGTGTCGGACAAACTACGATCGAAGTAGGTGGTACCGGCAGAAATCTCTACAATGAGTTCGACTTTACTTGGATGTATGTTTTAAACGATTACGTTTCGATCTGGATCGGTGGTGGTATCTTGACTGCGGGTAATGCCGTTAAGAATCAGAGAAATGCTCTCTATCATTACAACCTTCAGCCTGTCGGAACTGAATCTGCAGGTCTTCATTTGAACACAGGAGTTGCGACAGGAGCGAACGGAACGGCCTCAATGGCCCATATGTTCTTCTTCCAAATAAACGCAGGCTTCTAAAAAGGAATACGTATGACAGTGTTGGCTTATCTATCCGTCATAACTTCTCTTCTTGCACCTTTTCTAATAGGAAATGTGCTCGGAGTGGATTTTTTCGGGAAAGATAGTTCGATCGGCCTTGGGTTATCTCTCCAGGCGATACTAGGCAGTTTTATAGCCGTATATGTATACGGTTATGAAAAAGAAAGAAAGGCGTTGGTCATTTTTGGCTACGCCGTTTTTTTTATAAGCACAGGGATTTGTTACCTGGTAGGAAAAAGTTTGTGGTTAGTCCTTTTCTGGGAATTGTCCACGATAAGCGCTTTTCTTCTTTATATCGGAGGCAAATGGAATGATGCCTCCATACGAAGTTTCGTAGCATTAGTTGCTGCAGGCGGGATCGGCGCCTTCTGTTTTACGTTTTGGATCTTTTCAAACGATCCAAGATCCGGATTATTTTTTCTGATCTTGGGACTTTTGATCAAGTCGGCATTTTTCGGAGTTCATTTCTGGTTGCCCGAAGCTCACGCAGGAGCGCCTGCACACGCCTCTGCGGCTTACTCCGGATTATTAGTCAATCTACCTCTTGTATTATTCTCTAAATTTGCTCTTCCACTTTTACCCGGGACCCATTATGCAACTATCCTAATACCGTTAGCCGGAATCGGAGTATTATGGGCAGGGATCACCGCATTATTCAGCAGAGAAGTCAAAAAATCCATCGCTTACAGCACGGTGGAAAATATGAACTTTATGTGGTTAAGCTTACTTATTTCCGCTTATTGGCAGTCCAGCGAGCAGGAAAGTTTAAGAATGTTAAGTAAAGCATTCGGAGTTCTTTTTCTGATCTCTTTGGTCCACCATAGTATCAGTAAAACATTTCAGTTCTTATTCTTCGGATATCTTACTAAATTATCGGGAAAATCAGGATCGGACGGAAATACAGGTGTGGGAAGGATCAGTGGAATTCCTACATTCTTAGCCGCGATCGGGACAATGAGTTTTCTTGCGATCCCGGGGACCACAGGCTTCTTATCCGAATCCACTTTTATTAAATTATTATCCGCAGTTTTAGAAGTTACAGATACTAGTGCTGCACTTGTTCTTCCACTTCTCATTTTAGTCTGCACAGGTTTAGCGGTGGGCGCTGCGGCTCACTTAAAACTTTTCCTCGGACTTGTTCTTTCCAGACCCCGTACAAATTTCGAAGACCATGGAAAGAATACACCAATCAATGTTTCCTTATTTTTGACAGGAGCTTTGGTACTGATCTCACCTTTGATCATTCTAAGCCTCACAAACTATTATGCAGTGAGAGTGGAATGGTTGGATTTCTCCTGGTTCAGGGGAATCGGGATCTTAAACGTAATCGGTCTAGTCATACTGTTAAGCGTAGGGTTGTTAGGACTCAGACATAAGATCAAAGAGAGAAAACTGTGGGATTGCGGCGGTTTATTCGGCGGATCGGAGGTAGCGATCATGAGTTCCGCTCTTTCCGATCCGCTAGCCGCTCCTTTAGGCAGATATTTTGCAGATGAAGCGGGCAATTCCAGATTGGACAAAGGGTTTATTAAGATTTTATTAAGAATTCTTTCCTCTTTGAAAGCTAAGATCAGAGGAGCGGATGATGAATCCATCTCCGTGGACTTAACTTATTCTTCTTTTACTGTTTTAACAATTTTGATCGTTATCATTATCGTTCGTCTTGCGGAGGGAGACATATGGTCACAGCTACTTTCTTATTGGGCATTCTGATCCAGATTTTTGCCTTTATATCCCTTCCTTTCTTATGCGGAGGCGTTCTCCAGAAGATCAGGGCTTATGCCCAAGGTAGAAGAGGGGCACCTGTTCTACAGATACTTTATGACACAGTTCGAATGATCAAAAAAAGTCCGATAGACGGTCCTTTCTCCGGATTTTTCTCGGAGAGTTCCGCGATATTCGCTTTTGCTTTCGGTCTTGTTTTATGGTCCTTGGTCTCTTTCGAATGGGCTTCCTTATTGCTGATCCCTTTTTTGATCGGTATGATCCGATTCGCTACTGTGGCTTATGCAGTGGAAAACGGAACTTCTTTCGGCGGAATGGGAGCGGCAAGAGAAACCCTTCTTTTTATCTTTGGAGAACCGATCCTGATCTTAGTTCTTGTGGTATTGGAATCCAATGTAGTATTTCACGAAAACTTCGCACATATTTCTTTTGCGATCTTATTCTTCCTGGGAGCCACATTGATCGTTCTTTCCGAACTCGCTAAACCGCCGTTTGACGACCCAAGAACCCACTTAGAACTTACGATGGTTCACGAAGCAATGTTATTAGAAGCTTCCGGAAGAACTAGAGGATTTTTCGAATTGGCTCACCAATTCAAAACCGCTTCTTTATTCTTACTTCTAACCAAATTAGGATTAGAACATGTGGAAGTTTTCCTAGGAGTTTCCTCCGTTCCTATCTGGAAAGAATTAGCCTCCTTCGGAGGAGCCATTCTTCTTTCCGCATTAATCGGTTATTGGGAAGCAAACAGTACAAGAAGGAAATGGATCTGGATCCCGGAATTACTCGGACTGAATTTTATCTTCATGCTGATCTTGGGAATTCTTCTGAAACTAGGTAAATAAATATGAGCGCAGACCTTAGTTATCTTATCATTCTATTGACCGGTGTGGTCATTCTTTTAGAGAACAGGCTCAAGAGGGTAGTCATCCTTTTGGGGATCCAAGGTTTTCTTTTACTTCTTCCTTTATACCAAGAGGAAAGTGGGGACGGTTTCCATTCCATCTTTTTAGCGGCGATGGTGATCGTATTCAAAGGGATCTTAACCCCGATCATTCTTTTTTGGACTGCGAGAAGAATACATTCTCCAGAATCTACTTTTCCTAAAGTAGGTTACCTTCCTACACTCGCACTTTTGTTCGCGGGTGCGGCGGCTTGTTACTTCTTCATGGATATAGTTTCCGCATTTTTCGGGAAGTCCCATCAATACGGATTATTATATGTCCTTCTTCTAATATACATCGGAGTGATCGGATTTATAGTAAGAAGGAACTGGATCGGAGTGATCGCATGTTTCAGTATTTTTGAGAACGGAACATTCTTACTCACTCTACTTTTAAAATCGGGAGTCCCGATCGGAAGCGAGTTCGGATCCTTCTTGGATGCTGTTTTGATCATTGGAGCGGGTGCCGCCCTCAGGATCAACAGCGAACAATATAAGGGGGAAATATCCAGATGAACTTCGATATTCTTTTAGGGATCGGAGCAGGGGTCTTCGTCCTAATTTTTCTAACCTATGTTTTAGCTCCTACAAAGAACCAGACCAACTTGCTATTCTGGTCGATCTTACTAGTTATCTGTGCCGCGATCAATTTTGCGGTTTGGATCATACGAGATTGGAATGAAGAAGGTACTACAGTACAATGGGTCTTGATAGAAGCGACTACGTTCGTAGGCGCGTTACTTATCTCCTCCAGTAGGACAGTAAAATCATTCCCGATCGCTTGGAAATTCCTACTGATCAACTCTTTCGGTCTAGGTATCGCATTTTTAGGGATCATACTCATTCGATCCTCTTTGCATGTGATCAATCAACCGATCGAATTTTTGGCGGCTAACTCTTCTTCTCATCCGGAGATCATTTGGGTAGAGATAGGTTTATGGCTCGCGATTTTCGGATACACTGCAAAACTAGGGCTTTTCCCGAATCACGTTTGGATAGAAGATACTTACGGAGAAAGTCCTACTCAAGTCTCTTCCTTGCTTTCCGCATTCATTCCTGTTTCGGTTTGTTTTGCACTTAGGCCATTCGTTCATTTAGATCACCAACTTTTCCCTCATACGTTCAGCGGCGCTGACGGTTTATTGGTTTTAGGGATATTAACGATTTTCTTAAGTATTTTTGCAGTATATGACAGGGACGATATCAGAAGGATTTCCGCAAAAGTTGCTCTTTTCCATACGGGAGCCTTGGCGGTTTTCCTTTGGATGGACTTAAGTGATACAGCTTTCTTATTCATGATGGCGACTAACTTGGTGGTGAAATCACTTTTATTCATCAGCATGGGAATCGTAAGAATGGATGCAGGAAAAAGAGAACTTCATAAGATCATACAAGCGGACTCGATCAATAAACCCGCTTTGTCTCTATTCATTCTGGCATTGTTCTTAGCATTCGTGATGCCTGGTTCTCCTATATTCGTTACGGATATAATTCTGATCAAGGCAGGACAAATAGGCGGGAAAACATTCGTAATCCTGGTTCCGATCTTAGGGATCGTATTCTTTGGAGTGATGTTGTATAAACTTGCGCCACTGTTGAATATCAAAGGAAGACCTTTTTCAAAAGATCATTCCACAATTCTTAGGATCAGAATGACCAACGGATTTTTCCTACTTCTACTTCTTCTCAGCACTGGCTGCTGGGGATTTTACCTGTTATTACAAGGTGTATTATGAAAAACGTTACCGGAATTTTTCACACTTCGGAAACGAAACAAACTCATCGTTTCTGGCTGACTCGAGACGGGATAGAAAAGGAAACTCTTTCTAAATCCGCAGAAAAAAGTTTATATGAGGATCATTCCAATCCGATTTGGGTTCTCAGGCATAGTCTTGGTACGGACCAAGGAGCCGAAGATTATTCTTCTATGGATTACGAAAGGTATCTCTCCCAAGATAGAAAACATCTTCTCGAAAAATTTCTGACAAAAGCAGGGATTAAAGATTTAGTCTATAGAGGGATCAATGTTCCCGTTCCGGCTTCCTTTTATTCCCACGCAGTTGGACCGATCCATGCGGGAGTAATCGAGCCTGGGCATTTTCGTTTTATTGTAGAAGGAGAAGAGATCCAAAACTTGGATATTCGTTTAGGTTTCCAAAAAAGAGGACTTCTGGAAAAAATGAAAGGCCAGAATAAGGACTCCATTTCTCCTTACGCGGAAGCGATTTCTGGAGATTCTACTATCGCTTATGCAATCGCATTCAGTAAAGCATTCGAAGAAGCTCACGGCATCCAAGTTCCAGAAGAAGTGAATTTCGCAAGAACCGTCCTTCTCGAAATTGAAAGGATCGCGATCCATATCGGAGATATGGGAGCAATTGCGGGTGACGTAGGTTATTATCCTCTCCAAGGCGTATGCGCCATGCAAAGAGGAGTTCCTTTGGGAGTAATGGAAGCTCTAACCGGTTCTCGTTTCGGAAGAGGGGCCTTAAGTCCCGGAAAAGTCAGATTGAAAAAAGAACTTACTGAATCATTCCTAAACGATCTGGCAAAAAGAATACAAGACGTTACATCCGATGTGGCCGGTCATTTTGAAAGAGCCGCAAACAAATCTACAAACAGAGAAAGATTGCAGATCTGCGGAGCGCTCACTCATAAACAACTCAAGGATCTTGGCTTCGTCGGAATGGTAGAAAAATGTACAGGCCATTCTAGAGATCTTCGCCATCACGATCCCAGTTATTCTCTCGCAGGAGAATCCATCAATTTGGATCTGGATGCAGGCCAAATGACGGGAGACGCCTGGGCAAGATTCTATCTTCGTTATGAAGAACTGAAGAATAGCGGGCGCTGGTTGACAAAAGCGATCCCAGTATTAAAAAATTTTCATAAAGTATATGAAAGTTTCCAAAAAACGAAAGTATCCAAAGCTAAACCCGGAGTATATTTCGGCACGACAGAAGGATGGAGAGGCCCTGTGCTCATCTCCTTCTCCCTAAATTCTTCCGGAGATATTTCGGAAGCTTATGTGAGAGATCCTTCCGTTCCGAACTGGCATGCTTTGGAGCTCGCAGTCAGAGGGGAGAATATAGGGGATTTCCCTCTAAATAATAAATCTTTCAACCTCAGTTATGTGGGAGTGGATCTATGAAACAAATCCAGGAAATTATTAATATATTCCTTCCGGCAAAAAATCTAAATTTCGAAAAGATGGGGCCTACCAATCCGAATGCGAGAGGTATCCCTGTTCCTTCTTCTAAAAAAGGATTTCACTTGGACAAATCAATTGAGAAGGTTTGTCCCACCGGCGGTTTAAAAGTATCCTCTTCTAAGGAGGTTACATTTGATTACGGTGCATGTTTACAGTGCGGTCATTGTGTAGAAGCTTCTTCCGGACAATTGGAAAACTCGGGATTTGTCCACGTATATTCAGCGGATAGAGAAG
It includes:
- a CDS encoding proton-conducting transporter membrane subunit, with product MNFDILLGIGAGVFVLIFLTYVLAPTKNQTNLLFWSILLVICAAINFAVWIIRDWNEEGTTVQWVLIEATTFVGALLISSSRTVKSFPIAWKFLLINSFGLGIAFLGIILIRSSLHVINQPIEFLAANSSSHPEIIWVEIGLWLAIFGYTAKLGLFPNHVWIEDTYGESPTQVSSLLSAFIPVSVCFALRPFVHLDHQLFPHTFSGADGLLVLGILTIFLSIFAVYDRDDIRRISAKVALFHTGALAVFLWMDLSDTAFLFMMATNLVVKSLLFISMGIVRMDAGKRELHKIIQADSINKPALSLFILALFLAFVMPGSPIFVTDIILIKAGQIGGKTFVILVPILGIVFFGVMLYKLAPLLNIKGRPFSKDHSTILRIRMTNGFFLLLLLLSTGCWGFYLLLQGVL
- a CDS encoding formate hydrogenase — its product is MSADLSYLIILLTGVVILLENRLKRVVILLGIQGFLLLLPLYQEESGDGFHSIFLAAMVIVFKGILTPIILFWTARRIHSPESTFPKVGYLPTLALLFAGAAACYFFMDIVSAFFGKSHQYGLLYVLLLIYIGVIGFIVRRNWIGVIACFSIFENGTFLLTLLLKSGVPIGSEFGSFLDAVLIIGAGAALRINSEQYKGEISR
- a CDS encoding metal (Ni/Fe) hydrogenase large subunit, which translates into the protein MKNVTGIFHTSETKQTHRFWLTRDGIEKETLSKSAEKSLYEDHSNPIWVLRHSLGTDQGAEDYSSMDYERYLSQDRKHLLEKFLTKAGIKDLVYRGINVPVPASFYSHAVGPIHAGVIEPGHFRFIVEGEEIQNLDIRLGFQKRGLLEKMKGQNKDSISPYAEAISGDSTIAYAIAFSKAFEEAHGIQVPEEVNFARTVLLEIERIAIHIGDMGAIAGDVGYYPLQGVCAMQRGVPLGVMEALTGSRFGRGALSPGKVRLKKELTESFLNDLAKRIQDVTSDVAGHFERAANKSTNRERLQICGALTHKQLKDLGFVGMVEKCTGHSRDLRHHDPSYSLAGESINLDLDAGQMTGDAWARFYLRYEELKNSGRWLTKAIPVLKNFHKVYESFQKTKVSKAKPGVYFGTTEGWRGPVLISFSLNSSGDISEAYVRDPSVPNWHALELAVRGENIGDFPLNNKSFNLSYVGVDL
- a CDS encoding sodium-dependent bicarbonate transport family permease, with protein sequence MADSAIIQNILNPPVLFFFLGMGVIIFKSDLVIPEALSKFFSMYLLFAIGFKGGHELYKTPFSAEHALTLLACSVMATLVPIYAYYILKIKLEKHNAAALAGSFGSISAVTFVTAGAYLHNLNVEYGGFIVAGMALMESPAIVIAVILDRLSKNKANGGGSINWKALLHEALFGSSIYLLVGALIVGYLTGDSGWNAEKPFTEDLFKGILTFFLLDMGISAAKRFKELTHVGFFLIAAAILLMIINAGVGLILTKVIGMPEGDALMFVVLCASASYIAVPAAMKDMIPEANPSIYLTVALSIVFPINIVLGIPLYHYLVKAIM
- a CDS encoding helix-turn-helix domain-containing protein — encoded protein: MKQSSYRIRNPFSSNIYFRFLILFFLGVTGTGANLSAAPTLPTADIIRLNPSSPVENISSKMEYRYRGYQYRHCKPETISSLHQLEWHHNTGNVLRLKRSQSGNWLRFRLANDGKEQLHRTLALLWLNVPDAELCSVDSKGNFEAGFAGYDLDPIWNDFISPLPHFNIRLEPKEERTFYLYVLSNEDINYPVRLLSEDDYMVIVRLRSVLFLSVGFVLFLAFGYNLYLYFKSRKVLFLALPLHLTAVAATLYFLHGKEFASIVGNENNLFRHNYFLFLGITHIVFFFYLAAWNKENSGVVYRSPFFWLVCFAGILYPLIPLYQFWYDHRILVLVLNYGCMLFYFGKTHISSIRNNTVYEMFFISVWGIFLLLDLYKTIFHFDFYPYNRMAVFGVLYYLPPLTVFVSLLSREILRRKEEEGSNRKTHLSSLDVKDFVLKIESLLEKEKIYLTKSLKEEHMAKELGITIHQLSELINTEFKTNFPSLINQYRVEEAKILLNEFPDENTTEIGAKAGFSSRSAFYLEFKKLTGTNPNSYRKESSGKRA
- a CDS encoding proton-conducting transporter membrane subunit, whose amino-acid sequence is MTVLAYLSVITSLLAPFLIGNVLGVDFFGKDSSIGLGLSLQAILGSFIAVYVYGYEKERKALVIFGYAVFFISTGICYLVGKSLWLVLFWELSTISAFLLYIGGKWNDASIRSFVALVAAGGIGAFCFTFWIFSNDPRSGLFFLILGLLIKSAFFGVHFWLPEAHAGAPAHASAAYSGLLVNLPLVLFSKFALPLLPGTHYATILIPLAGIGVLWAGITALFSREVKKSIAYSTVENMNFMWLSLLISAYWQSSEQESLRMLSKAFGVLFLISLVHHSISKTFQFLFFGYLTKLSGKSGSDGNTGVGRISGIPTFLAAIGTMSFLAIPGTTGFLSESTFIKLLSAVLEVTDTSAALVLPLLILVCTGLAVGAAAHLKLFLGLVLSRPRTNFEDHGKNTPINVSLFLTGALVLISPLIILSLTNYYAVRVEWLDFSWFRGIGILNVIGLVILLSVGLLGLRHKIKERKLWDCGGLFGGSEVAIMSSALSDPLAAPLGRYFADEAGNSRLDKGFIKILLRILSSLKAKIRGADDESISVDLTYSSFTVLTILIVIIIVRLAEGDIWSQLLSYWAF
- a CDS encoding alginate export family protein, with protein sequence MKVFRSFKTIHQIRPIGKFSLILLFLTVGSPSVFAQTANKGTVTAEPSPTPVTATPQKSAAEEEDSYVSTMKTGGLTPDYTRSTFFEPELGKKVANRKKAWLNDWIRVGAYIRPRYEDRYNLAFDKSNKGYTSRAMQTSQVFFIIDPSPYFSAKVTFQDARVWGGETPASVGDVRANVFDGAGTTTTSNPAAGSGTNIPSQTTLREAFIMLKKLPLDAKVQVGRQILAYGDQRMLGGANWTMNGLSYDGARIMFDQDNYKIHFFGTKIAANQNGVNGVLSANAPLTVTDPVTKKVTTVNPGQPDQYIVGIYNSVTAKDWFTLDVYSIGLLTKKTAIAGAKSDLDLYNNSWAKQQSDLITTGFRITNRTANNNLPKDGFWGALDWAIESAWQSGATGERTVKDPLLDSYVQNNVAGLSGHSYGTQAQRYSGSFHVLQTGYTFFEKLRAGFQYTYASGDRNRTDGSSGTFQTLPGPRFGVFPYWNNVSGLSENIDTKNLSSYNFNFSYKTDHYGTFYAAYIINNKVQTQDAWYAINGSANTGASTESNGVGQTTIEVGGTGRNLYNEFDFTWMYVLNDYVSIWIGGGILTAGNAVKNQRNALYHYNLQPVGTESAGLHLNTGVATGANGTASMAHMFFFQINAGF
- a CDS encoding NADH-quinone oxidoreductase subunit H, producing the protein MVTATFLLGILIQIFAFISLPFLCGGVLQKIRAYAQGRRGAPVLQILYDTVRMIKKSPIDGPFSGFFSESSAIFAFAFGLVLWSLVSFEWASLLLIPFLIGMIRFATVAYAVENGTSFGGMGAARETLLFIFGEPILILVLVVLESNVVFHENFAHISFAILFFLGATLIVLSELAKPPFDDPRTHLELTMVHEAMLLEASGRTRGFFELAHQFKTASLFLLLTKLGLEHVEVFLGVSSVPIWKELASFGGAILLSALIGYWEANSTRRKWIWIPELLGLNFIFMLILGILLKLGK